The window GCGGAGGAAGTCAGTACTACTAAGGACGCTGAAACGAAGTAATTTAAAGAAAGCTGCATCCCGGTAGTGTCCTTGCTACTGTCGGGATGCAGCGATGCTCAAGTGAAATATCTTTGCGTCCTCCGCCGGCCAAAATGTACCCATCCGGTGAGCCCCGCCTTGTCCGGTGAGTGAACGACCGGTCTTAAGAGCGCTCGTATGAGCGAGCTTAGGAGCGCAGCATGGGGCAGATTACGGTGATGACGGGGCCGGAGCGGCGGCGTCGGTGGCGGGACGAGGAGCGCTTCAAGATCCTGGCCGAGGCCTTCGCGCCGGGCGCATGTGTCGCGGACGTAGCCCGGCGGCGGGACGTATCGACCAGCCTGATCTACACCTGGCGGCGCAATCTGCGACGCGAACAAGCCAAAGGGGCATCCCTTCCGATGGTGGAGGCAGCCTTTGCCCAGGCGGTCCTCACTAAGGACGAGAAGGTGGACGGCTGTGATCGCTGCGGCGTGATCACCGTCGAACTGGGCGAAGGTCGGCGCGTTCGCATTTCGGCCGAAGCTCCCGCTGCACTGGTCACCGCGACCTTGAAGGCGCTGCGGTGATCCCAGCGGGCGCGCGGGTGTGGATCGCCATGGGGCACACGGACATGCGCAAAGGGATGCAAGGGCTGGCCTTGCAGGTCCAGCAGGGCCTGAAGCGCGATCCGCATGGGGGCGACCTGTTCGTGTTTCGCGGACGGACGGGATCGCTGATCAAGATCATCTGGCACGACGGGATAGGCATGTCGCTCTATTCCAAGCGGCTCGAGAAGGACGCTTCGTGTGGCCCTCGGCGAAGGACGGGATCGTCTCGCTGACCAACGCGCAATTGTCCTGCCTGCTGGAAGGGATCGACTGGCGTAACCCGCAGTATTCCTGGCGCCCGCAGAGCGCCGGATAGACCAGCCACTTTCTTCGCCTTCCGGCGCATTTTCGGCTTCAATGCTGCGCCGATCTGTGATTCCATGCTCGTCATGGACACGGCCGCATCGCCCCTTCCGGACGACGTCGAAGCGCTCAAGGCGCTGCTGTCCGCCGCGCTTGAACGCGCCGACGAGGCCGAGGCGCGCCTCGCCAATGCCAGGGCCCGCGAGAGCGCGACCGAGGCGATGATCGCCCACCTCAAGCTGCAGATCGCCGCTGCGCCGCGAGCAATATGGCGCCAGTGCCGAGCGCAGCCGTCGACTTCTCGACCAGCTTGAGCTTCAGTTGGAAGACCTCGAGGCCGATGCCTGCGAGGATGACCTAGCCGCCGAAGTTGCCGCCGCCAGGACAGCCGACGTTGCCGCCTTCGCGCGCAAGCGGCCGAGCCGTAAGCCGCTCCCCGCACACCTCCCGCGCGAGCGCGTTGTCATTCCCGCACCGTGTTCATGCCGGTCCTGCGGCGGCGTGCGCCTGTCGAAGCTGGGCGAAGACGTGACCGAGACGCTCGAAGTGATCCCGCGCCAGTGGAAGGTGATCCAAACGGTACGCGAGAAGTTCTCGTGCCGGGATTGCGAGGCGATCACGCAGCCTCCAGCGCCGTTCCATGTCGTGCCGCGCGGATGGGCCGGCCCCAGTTTCCTCGCCATGCTGCTGTTCGAGAAGTATGGCCAGCATCAGCCCCTCAACCGCCAGGCCGAGCGCTTCGCGCGCGAAGGCGTGGCGCTCAGCACTCGACGCTGGCCGACGGTGGGCGCGGCGGCCTTCGCCCTGATGCCGCTCTATCGACGGATCGAGGCGCACGTGCTTGCGGCCCGGCGGCTGCATGGCGACGATACAACCGTGCCGGTCCTGGCCAAGGGCAAGACCGATACCGCGCGCCTGTGGGTTTACGTCCGCGATGACCGGTCCTTTGCCGGCAGCGATCCGCCCGCAGCCCTGTTCCACTATTCCCGCGACCGGCGCGGCGAGCATCCTCGGGCGCATCTGGCGTCCTGGGCCGGGATTCTGCAGGCTGATGCCTATGGCGGCTACAACGAGCTCTACGCGCCCGGCCGTCAGCCCGCACCCGTGACCGAGGCGGGTTGCTTTGCGCATGCACGGCGCAAGTTCTTCGAACTCGCCGACGTCGAGGCCGCCGCACGCAGGAAGAGCCGCGGCGAGCGTACCGGCATGATCTATCCGATCGCGTTGGAAGCTGTGCAGCGCCTCGATGCCCTGTTCGAGATCGAGCGTGGCATCAGCGGCAAGGCCACCGAAGAGCGCCTCGCCGTCCGGCAGGACCTCAGCGCACCGCAGATGGCGGATCTGCACGCCCGCTCACCGCCCAGCTCGCGAAGCTCTCGCGCAGCCACGATCTGGCCAAGGCCATCAACTACATGCTCCGACGCTGGGGGGCCTTCACCCGCTTCCTCGAAGATGGCCGGATCTGCCTCACGAACAACGCAGCCGAGCGGGCGCTGCGCTGCGTGCCCCTCGGGCGCAAGGCATGGCTGTTCTGCGGCTCCGATCGCGGCGGACAGCGCGCCGCCGTGCTCTATACGCTGATCCAGACCGCCCGGCTCAACGATGTCGATCCGCAGGCCTGGCTGGCCGATGTCCTCGCGCGCATTGCCGAGCATCCCGTCAACCGGATCGACGAACTGCTCCCCTGGAACTGGCAAGTCCGGCCCGGAGTGCTATCGCAGGTGGCATGACCGCCCGATCGACAGACAGGCCCACAGCCACCGACAGTTTCCTGCAGATCGCAAGGCTGCGCATCGAGCTTGAGGACAGCGATCCGCCAATCTGGCGCCTGGTCGAAGTGCCGACCTCGGTCACTCTCAAGGTCCTGCACGACATCGTGCAGGCCGCGATGGGATGGTTCGATTACCATCTCTGGGAGATGCGCATTGACGACCAGACTTATGGCCTGCCGATGGAAGACGACTGGGGAACCGCTCCGCGCAAGATTGCCGCGCGCATCCGCCTGCGCGACGTACTCGCTCCCGGCGCGACCACGATCGCGTATTCCTACGACTTTGGTGACGACTGGCAGCACACGCTCACCTTGAGCGACGTTCGGCAGGGAGATCCGGCTCTCGCCTATCCCCGCTTCATCGGCGGCGAGCGCGAGTGTCCACCCGAGGATTGCGGCGGGATCTCCGGCTTCTACGAGATGCTGGAGATCAGGTCTGATCCCACGCACGAGCAGCATATCGAAATCAACGACTGGCTCGACGGCTACGACCCGGACGAACTCGACATCTTGCCGATCGAAGCGGGGCTCGCTCGTATCGCTGTCAGACGCAACGCCGCAGCAAAGCGCATCATCAAACCAAAGGCGACCTAGCCACGGCCACTGCGGCCTTCACCGGATGGGTACGCCAAAATTTGGAGAGCAGCATTGGCTGATTCTCATCACAGCCGTAGAGTGAACGTCGGCTTACCCAAGGCGGCCACTCCAGAGCCGACTGTCGCGAATGTCCCAAGGCCCGCCCTTATTTGCCGCCCGTCGAACTCATGTGGATAGGGCAGGTGGTCTCGCTCTCCTTCTCCTCCGCCTTCGCCGCGCAATCGGCGAACTTTGCGCGCTCCTCGTCCGGTAATCGCAGGAAGTGAGCCACTTCCTCCCAGCGCTTCTCATCGTAGACCTGCATAAGGCGCTGACCGGCAGTCCAGCCATCGCGCTTCATGGCCGCCACAGCGGATTTTTCGCGCCAGTGCCAACTGTCCGGTACGATATCCAGGGCGACAGTTGGGGCAGAGAACATCAGTAGTGCGCCCATCACGAAGCCACCACCCAAAACGTAGAGAAGCAACTTGTCCTGTTTGTATGCCTCCCGAGCTGAATAAACGACTTCACGGATCGAGTTTGCCTCGATGTTCAGCTCATTGCGTGCCCGGGTCCAGGCGACTTGCTCCGCCTGCCGCGCTTCATGTGCAGCCGCCTTGATCTGGCTGTTTACACGTTCGGGCGTCAAGGTCATCGCGGGCTGGCCCTTCAGGGATAGGACCTCTTTCCCGAGTTGATTGATCCGCCCATCGATTCTGGCCAGATCCGTGCTGTAGTCGCGCTCCTGCAGGTGATCGAAGCGCGCAGCAAAGCCATCGATGGCCGCCGACATGCCTGCAAGACGGCGGTTCATGGCCTCGAACGCTTCGGCAGCGTCGAGCTCTTCAGGTGGGTTGGTTTCAGTCATGCGCGAAGGCTACCGCTCAAGCCCGCGTGAGCGCGAGCGGCTGATCCAATCCTGCATGTCCCGAGACAGGGTACTGCCTTCGCGGGGCTTGAAGCCCAGCTCATAAGATCTCCTGTGGAGCCGGGATTCCAGTTCCGGATCGCGATGAAAGCTCTTCGACAGGTAATCGATTCGTTCCGCCGCGCGTTCGGCGCCGAGGGGATCGCCCATCTTCTGCATGCGCAGGAACTGGCGGGTGCGGGTCTGCCATTCTTCGATGAAGCGATCGGCTCGCTCATCGCCCGCGACACGGATCTCGCTCTCCAGGCGCATCGCTTGAATGGCTCGCGCGCTTTTGCCCTGGGCCGCCTCATCGATCAGCGACGGGTCCTTGTTCATGGCGGCGTACATGTCCTCTGCCGCGTGCGGACGCTGCGCATCGAGGCTTTTGGCCGCGCGATCGAGGGCGTGCACCTGGCTGATAATCGGATTGAGCCGCTGGCGCTGCATCCGGTCAATGTCGCGCAGCGCCCGCCCGTAGCGCGCGACGGCGGCGTCGAGTGGCTGGGCTTGTTGAATGGCCGGTTCCGGCTGCACCTTGAAGCGCATCCCGGCGAAGGGATTGCGCCGAACCTCGGGTTCGTTCTTCGGTGTCGGCGCTGGCTCCGGCTTCGGCACCTGCTCGGGCACGCGGGTGTAGTCGGAGACCATGTCCTTGCCGCGCTCCCGGCTGAGCGCGCGGACAAGCCGACTGCGCTCGGCAAAGTCGTCCTTGCTATAATGCAAATCGACCTGCGTCCGGTGGCGCGACAGCGCGACATACGAGGCATGCCGATCGAGCCCCGGCGTTGCCAGCACATGGACCCGGTCCACCGTCATGCCCTGCGACTTGTGGATCGTCGCTGCGTAGCCGTGATCGACGTGGGCATAGTCCTTGATGTCAAAAGCGACCGACCGCCCATCATCGGTGCGCACGCGCATGTCGGCGGCGCTGGCATATTCGACGGTGCCCAGCGTGCCGTTCTTTACGCCAAGGCTGCGCTCGTTCTTGAGGAACATCACGCGATCGCCCGAGGCGAAGGTCCGCTCGCCGCGCTCGACTGTCAGCCCCACGTCCTGCCCGAGCATCTGCGCGACGCGCAGGCGGTTGCGCGCGGCCTCGTTGAGTTCGCGCACTTCATCATTGGTGTGCGTGAGGATGATACGGCTGGCGTCAGGATGCGCTTGCCGATCCGCGTCCCAGCGATCGATCAAATTGGCGCGCGCGTCCTCGCGCGTCTCGGCGGCATGAACATGCCCCGCGTCTTCATAGGCGGCGAGTGCCTCACCGGTTCGACCCGTGGCAAGCTGACGCGTCGCCTCGCGCTGCCATTCTTCGGACTGCCGGCGAATAGCGGTGATCTCGACCGCGCCGTGCCGCTCGGCGATACTGCGGAACGAGGCGCCCGCCTCGATCGCCTGGAGCTGCTCGGGATCGCCGACAAGCACGATCTTGGCGCCGCGCTTCTCGGCCTCGCGCATCACGCGCTCCATCTGACGCGTGCCAATCATGCCCGCCTCGTCGATGACAAGAACGGACTTGCTGGTCAGCAACTCGCGCTCCTTTCCCCACTGGTGTTCGAGACTGGCGAGCGTTCGGCTGGCGATGCCCGAACCCTGTTCAAGGTTCTCAGCCGCTATCCCTGAGAGCGCTGCGCCGTGGACCGAATATCCCGCCGAGTGCCAGGCCTCGCGCGCAACTCCGAGCATCGCGCTCTTGCCGGTCCCGGCATAGCCGATGACACTGCTGATCCCACGCGCATCGGTGACATGCTCGAAGGCCCCGCGCTGCTCGGGCGAGAGCACCATGCCGCGCGCCTCGGCGCGCGTGAGCGCGCGGTCACGATGCCGGTCGGGCACGCTGTGATGACGTTCGGCATCAAGCCGGACGGTTTGCCGTTCAAGCCGCTGTTCGGTCTCCAGCATGGCGCGCGAGGTGAAGCGGTCTTCGCCGCGCCCGTCCTTGCCCAGCTTCACCAGCTCGGGTGAGGCCCTCACCACGGCCATGATCTGGTCGAACTGGTCCTTCCCCTCGCTGTGGCGGTGGACGAACATCGCAAGGTCGCGGTTGGTGAACGTCGACTGCTGGTGCGTGATCGCATCGAGCGCGATGTGCGGGGCCGCGAGCAGCTTCTCGCCGTTGGCCCTTGCAATGGCGTGGTGCTCGTCGAGGCGTTCACTTTCGAGCCCTTGTTCGAACATGCGCGAAGCGGCTGGGCCGATCTTGTTCTGTGGCTCCAGCTCGATGCCTTGCGCTTCCAGCGAGCGGTGATCGACACGCGCGTCGATATCGAGTTCGGCCAGCCGGGTGTTGACGTGCTCGGCCCAGGCTCCGCGCCAGTGCGTGAGCAGCTCGGTGCGGTTCCAGTCGCGCACCTTCGCGCCAAAGCCCTCTTCGCTGACTTCGCGCAAACTCAGCATCACATGGGCGTGCGGCTTGGCCATGCCGTCCGTTCCCATGTCCCAGTGCACATTGAGATCGGCAACCATGCCCCGGTCGACGAACTCGCGCTGAACGAAGTCGCGCGCCAGTTCGATGCCATCGGCCTGCTTCATCTCGCGCGGAATGGCGAACTCGACTTCGCGCGAGAGCTGTGCGTCCTTGCGCTTCTCGGCCGCCTCGACGTCGTTCCACAGCCGCTCGCGGTCATGCCATTCGTCGGGTGCGTGCTCGGGGAGCAGGACTTCGGAATGGACGACGCCGGCCTTGTTGGTGAAGTCGTGGCTGCGCTCTAACCGCGCATCGTGGAGCCGCGAGGCCGAGCGGTAGGCGGCGGCGGCCACGGCGGACGATCCGGCGGCGCGGGAAATGACTTTGGCCGAGAAGTGGTAGATCGCCATGGCGACCTACCAATTACCCCTAAAAGCGCACGTCGGCACGACGTATAAGCGCGCCCTCGAACGATTTCATCGCACTCGGGAACACGAAATCCCAGAGCATTTCACGCTATTGAGGGGGGCTGAGACTCCCGATAGCGGAATGGTCCGACTTCCTCAACGAAAGGACGGACCATGCGCAAACCCAGGGACTACGATGCCGAGCTGAAGGCGCTGACCGACAAGGCAAAGCAACTCAAAAGCCGCAAGGTGAGCCAGCTTGGCGAGCTGGTCACCGCGACCGGCGCCGATGCTCTCACGGCAGAAGAACTGGCGGGCGTTCTGCTCGATGCCGCCAGCAACACGGACGCGGCACGAAAGGAGGCCTGGCGCAAACGGGGCGCGGCGTTCTTTTCGGGCGAAGGGAAAGCAAAGGCTCGCCAGCGAACTGAACGCGAGCCGCGCCGCGCTCCGACGGAACCGGGCAGCGCGCAACCGCTGTTCGATGGGCCAGGCGCGGCATGATAGACGGGAATGGCAGGTGAAGCGGCGCGAACGTACCCGCCAGCTTATCGAACTGGGCGGGCTGGTCGTGAAAGCCGGACTTGTCGAGCTAGCCGACGACGATCGCGCCGTGATCCTTGGCCTGCTTGTCGAAGCCGCAGCCAGGCTGCGAACCGAGGATCGTGAGCAAGCCCTGACGCTGTGGCGGCGAAGGGGCAAGCGGGCCTTCGCCCAAGACGCCGTCGCGTAGCCATCACACCGCACAAAACGGCCCGCTACTGAACCGGCCTTGGCGTAGAGATTCGCGTCTGGTAACGTGCAAGGGCGCTGCGCAAAGGGCAGCGCCGGGACTGGTAATCCCGCGAAAGCAAACGGCTCGGAAAACTCAGTTTTCCGGGGTGCCGTCGCGTATGTCCAAACCTTCGGGTGAAAGGCGGCGGCGCATGTGCTTTCGCATGTTACCAGCTCCGGCGGCTCCCGCGCCCAGTGTGCGGGAGTTCGGGACTGGTCCGCATGATGTCTCGCCTCTTCCGCTCAACCGCCCAGATGCGGACCCGGAGGTGCCGATGGACAGCATTGTTTCTGTTGCTTCACCCGATGAGATCGCCGCTGTTTCCGCAGCGCTGCGTTCCCTGCCAAACGACAATTCCGCGCTCGCTGCGCTCTGGAAGATCTACGGTGCACAGCCCGTTCGGTTGCTGCGCACCCAGGAGGGGCGAAGCCTCAGCCGGGCGCGCTACGAACGGGCGCTGGAATTCATGCACGGGCTCGAACCCAATGGCCGGAGCGACTGGCCCTATTTTCTCTACACCGCCGGGATCGTGACGCAGCTCGCGCTTTCCTCGCATCTGCTCGATGTAGGCTTTCCGGACAGCTGGTGCGCGCGGCATGTCGGCCTGCATGTCGATCGTTCGCTGGCTTATGCGAACGTCACGGCGTTTGGCTACGATTGCCCCGAGACGGAGCGGTTGATGCAGGTGCTCTCGCCGTACTGGAAATGGAACCAGCAGAATGTGGTTGGCGGGCAGCTACCGGACGATGGCGGGTTCACGCCGGACACGGTTCGCGCGTTGGTCTGCGGGCTCGTCGATCATGTGTGCCATGTGACGGGGCATGCGCGATCGCGGGGAAGGGCACGGGGCAGGCCTTCTTGATCCTGGGAGAAGAGGTGACGCGACCCCAGGCTTTCCTCCAGAGAGGGGAGGATTAAAGCCGGAGTGACGTCCCCCTCGCCCATTCCCTGCGGCAAAATGATCAGCCGTCCTTCAGGCGGACGGAGTACTCACCACGGCAGGGAGTGATAGAACTCTCTGACGGCAGCGAAGCGTTCTTCGAAGGGCGGCAGGTCGGACACTTCGAGCCGTAGCGTTTCCCAATCCCGCTGCGCGCGTTTCGCCACCTCCGGGTCATCGATCGACTCGCGCGTCGGCTCGATCTCGCGTGATCGGCACTTTTCGATCAACGTCTCCAAAATCGTTGTTCGAAGCGCATCGTCCGGCGGGTTGTCGTCGAGTAGCAAAGCGATGTCATAGACATCCTGTCGCCGGTTTCTGTTGCGGATCGGCTGTTGCAGAAGCGCACGTAATTTTTCGGCGATGAGCTCGGCGAGCGTGAACGCGCGGAGGGCAGCATCCGCCTGTCCCAGATTCAGCTCCTGGAACGCGTAGACCTGATCGCGAAAGCTGACCTCGACGAACAAGATGCGGCTCGCTTTTCCTTCTGCCAGCGCCGCTTCCTGCTTGCTGCCCCGCTCTGCCGAACCCACGCGCAACTCGAGCGCTGGAAATTCAGCATTCTCGAACAAATTGGAATGTGGGCGTCGCTTCACGCCCTGCACCCGGCAGACGAGATCAAGATAACCAAGCTTGATGGCCGCCACGCGAAATTTCGCATTGAGCTCATCTCTTAGCAGGTCGTCGAAGCCATCCGGCGGTACGGTCGCAGAGAAGTCGACATCGCCAGTCACGCGGCGCGAACCGAAGGCGAGTGCCATGAGCGTGCCGCCTTTCAAAACAAGGCTCTGATTAAGCGAAGGTGAAAGCCCGATTGCAGCGAGGACGATCTCGGTAACTTGTCGGTCTCGATATAATTGGGGGTCGGCGCGGGCATTTTCGACCCATGCGCGAACATCGACATCGACGATTTCGACGACTGGGTCCATATTAGGCATTGAGCGCTATCATCCACTTCTCCGAAAAGACATGCCCGTATGGCGCCTGCGGGTCGAGCTTGCGAGAGCCTCCCCGCTGTGCGCATCGCGTCCATCCATTGATGTTCGGGTGCGATAGACCCAACATCTCATCGAGGATGTAGCCGGCTCGCACCTTCACGATCGGGCTGTCGGTCGTATCCACTGCGGCAACGATCTCATCGAACCATTGTTCGGCGTGCCGATCGTAACAATCTAGCACATGGCGAATACCGCCGCAGAGCTGCGGTTGGTCGAGCATGTCGACGAAGACACGACCGATCGTGGCGATCCTGCTGACGCTCCCGGCGATAGGTACCGGTTCGGCAGGATGCTTCGATTCGTGTATGATAACCTGGCGACGTCGAACCTGTTCGCGAATGCCGATCTTGCTGAGTTGCGGTAAGAGAGATCCGGCTAGCTCGCCTTCGTAATCCTCGGCCATCTGGACGTCCCGCATATGTGTCCATAGCGTGCGAGCTGGTGTTGTAACGTGCAGCGCCTCGGGCGAACGATCCGTGACGCCATATCGCTGCATGGCAGACAGATGCGAAATGTACGAGAAGGGATCGACAAGGCAGATAGCCTCTTCCGCAGTGGGCGCTGCCGCTGCCTGAACGACGCGCCATACGCCAGCTTTGAAGTCTTCGTCTGGCGCGAGAACCCTACGCTTTTCCAATGTGCGGATCATCGCGCGGAGTTGAGGCTGCGACCAGTAGGTTGGGAGGCGCAGAATCCGCTCTCCGGAATATTGCCCGGCGGCCAAAAGCGGCTGGACCCGCTGATATAGCTGGTACTCGGTAACGAGCGGAAGATCGGCCTCTTCCAGCATTCGAGCAATCGCCTGACTAAGGTAGAGTGACACAGTACCGAACTCCATACGTCCTTAGGACGTATGGAGTTCGGTACATGAACTGTCAAGCGTTACGGCCAATCAGTACGTAAATAATTGGTAGTTTCGATGCAGCACGGGATGCTTTACGTCCTTAGGACGTAAAGCATCCCGTGCATGAATGACCTGTATTCAGCGCTGCTCGCCGCTATCATCGCCAGCGCCGGTTACCGCAAATTTTCAACGCCCTCCTGCGTGCATTTGGAGCAGCCTCCCGCGCTCAGCGCCTTAGCTGCGTTAAGTCGAACTCATTTGCTATTGGGCAAGAAAGATGTCGCTTGAGAGAAGCATGGCGGCAGTCTCGGGCCACCATATCGCGGACATATTACTCGGTAATATTATTGATCCGTATATCGCCTGCCCTACGCCGACAAAGGGTCGATAGTCTTGAGCGGGGCATTTGCACATGGGTGCGACGCCATTCTGTTGCGACCGTTGCCCTACAACACTGGCGTGTCCGCTTTTCTGGCACAACTGGTCAGAAGCCTCCATTCTGCCTTCAGCCCGAATTGAGTTCAGATCTGCGTGGCCTGTATGCCGTATCGCCGTCCATCCAGCATTGCGTTACGCTGAGTGATTCGGTCAGATATTCGGTATATCGGGTGGCTCCCGATGCCTGTTGAGACGGCCTGCGAGCAAAACGTCAAAATGGAAATTCTGGCGACATGTTTTTTTGATCATCCCCGATCGTCCTTAGACGTCCCGGATCGTTCACTTCGCTAGGTTCTGCGCTCCCGGCGATGTCTGCATACCCTTGATCCCGGCTCGTTTTAGCCCATTCTTGTTCGTGGCCGGCCAGTCCACCTCACCAAATCGGAGGACATGCCACATGAATATGATGTCGCCACCTGACCGCTTTCTTCGCCTCGGCGATGTGCTCGACCGTACGGGGCTTTCCCGCGCGACCCTCTATCGCAAGATTCAGAGCGGGACCTTTCCGAGGCAAGTACGCCTCGCCGAACGATGCTGCGGCTGGCGCGAAAGCGCCGTCACCGAATGGATGCGCAATCCCATCTTCTACTCAGTTGATGACTTCCCGCCACAGGCATGAGCAGCCACCCCAATCCAATTGGAGCCTGGCGCGCCCGTTTGCTCACCAGCCCTTGCGCTTCTGCCGATCCAGCGACAGGCTCAACATGAAGAAGGTACGGCCCATCTCGATCTCCACCCTGCGCACGCTGATGTCGAAGCACGCGGCGATCTCGTCGTAGGACCAGTTCTCGTAGCGCACGAGGCAGAACAGCTGACGGTGGAAGCGCGGCAGCGAATGGACCGCCCGCGCCATCCGCCGCACTTGCGGGTCCTCATACTCGGGGAAGGCATCGCGCAGGAACACTTCGCGGATAAGCTGCTCCAGCTGGTAGAAACGCCGCATCATGCCACGTCCTCCCCGAAAGCCAGTAGGTAGTCGGCGCCCTTGCTGGCCGCGCTCGCCGCCCGGAAGATAGCCTTCTCGTCGGCGCGCAGGACTTCAAGCCACGCCCCAATGTAATCGGAATGGCGAACCGTGGGCTCGATACCCAGCGATGCGCAGGCAAAGGCGGATGTCATCTCCGCGACGAGTTCCTCCTTGGCGTACAAGGCTGAACCAAACTTACCGCTCTGATCGCGCTCCAGCCGTCCCTTGCCGCCAGCCCAATGGCCAAGCTCGTGCAGCGCCGTGCGAAACCAGTTCACGGGCTCATGAAAGGCTGCCTGCGGGGGCACCTGCACATAGTCTTGCCTGGGCGAATAGAAGGCTTCGCTCCCGCCGATCCGGAAGTCGGCACCGCTGGCCCTAATCAGCTTGTCCACTTCGGCAATCGCCATCACGGGATCAGGCACCACCGGCTCGTTGGCATGCTGTTCGGGCAACCCTTCGATCTGGTCGAGATTGAACACCGTGAAGCGCTTCAGGAAGGCAATCGTACGCGCCTCGCGGTCCTCGCCTGCGGCCTTCGCGGCTTCGTCCTTTGGGGTGAAGCGATCAGCATAGCAAATGACCGTGCCTTTCTCTCCGCGCCGGACATGCCCGCCTGCCTTCTCGGCCTGCTTGTAGGTAAGCCAGCGCTGCGAGGTGAACTGGCGCTCCACCGCCTCGCACCACAAGATCAACACATTAATTCCGGAGTACACCCGTCCAGACACCGCGTTGTGCGGCATCGTGCATGCACACCGGGCCTTGTCCCAAGGCTGCACCCACGGAAGGCGTCCTTCTTCCAGCTCGGCGATCACACGTGCGGTCACCTCGCCATAAAGGCTCTGACGGTCGGCCATAACTCCTGCTCCTTTCCTCAACCGCCATTGACCGGCGCCAGGGTGGCGGGGGGCGGCAGGAGCAGACCAGAAGCCCCGCCGGCTAAAAGCGGGGCGCACCCGAAGGGGCGAAACGAAGAGGAGCACCCGGGAGCGCAGCGGACGGGTTGCGCGCCGTCGAGGCGGGGCTAGAGGGCCGCGACGCCCCCCGCCACCACGGAGCCGTCAAGGCTCAACGCCGCCGCGCCTCATGCGCGGTGACCATTGACGGGATGCCAAGGGCAGTCCGCAACCTGACAGGGATCGTCACGGCTCTGCCGACGAGACGGCGGCGCAGCCGGTGGCTCGGTTGAGACCGAGCGAAATAGAGCCCGGCCGCGCCGCAGGCGCGGGTCAGCCCCCGCCTACAACCTGCTACCAACATCGAACCACAAGATACCCTCTGAATTTTCATTCCAGCATAGTGACTTAGTCACCTCGTTGAGGAATAGGCCCGCGCCCTCGCGATCGGGCTTCACTCGCCCGGCAAGCCTCACACCCTGGCCGAAAGAATTCCATGCCCCGCCCCAGCTCCCAGAAACCAACAGCGGCCTCAAAGCAGGGCCAGGGCAAACGGGGAGCGAAGCGCAGGCAACCGGCCGAACGTCCCGTTGCGCAGTTCCACGAATGGGAGGAACCAGACAGCTTCGACGAGGCTCTGCGCCTGCACCTGAAACGCTTCAACGAAACAAGCCTT is drawn from Novosphingobium decolorationis and contains these coding sequences:
- the tnpA gene encoding IS66-like element accessory protein TnpA, with the translated sequence MGQITVMTGPERRRRWRDEERFKILAEAFAPGACVADVARRRDVSTSLIYTWRRNLRREQAKGASLPMVEAAFAQAVLTKDEKVDGCDRCGVITVELGEGRRVRISAEAPAALVTATLKALR
- a CDS encoding plasmid pRiA4b ORF-3 family protein is translated as MTARSTDRPTATDSFLQIARLRIELEDSDPPIWRLVEVPTSVTLKVLHDIVQAAMGWFDYHLWEMRIDDQTYGLPMEDDWGTAPRKIAARIRLRDVLAPGATTIAYSYDFGDDWQHTLTLSDVRQGDPALAYPRFIGGERECPPEDCGGISGFYEMLEIRSDPTHEQHIEINDWLDGYDPDELDILPIEAGLARIAVRRNAAAKRIIKPKAT
- a CDS encoding DUF6118 family protein translates to MTETNPPEELDAAEAFEAMNRRLAGMSAAIDGFAARFDHLQERDYSTDLARIDGRINQLGKEVLSLKGQPAMTLTPERVNSQIKAAAHEARQAEQVAWTRARNELNIEANSIREVVYSAREAYKQDKLLLYVLGGGFVMGALLMFSAPTVALDIVPDSWHWREKSAVAAMKRDGWTAGQRLMQVYDEKRWEEVAHFLRLPDEERAKFADCAAKAEEKESETTCPIHMSSTGGK
- the traA gene encoding Ti-type conjugative transfer relaxase TraA; this translates as MAIYHFSAKVISRAAGSSAVAAAAYRSASRLHDARLERSHDFTNKAGVVHSEVLLPEHAPDEWHDRERLWNDVEAAEKRKDAQLSREVEFAIPREMKQADGIELARDFVQREFVDRGMVADLNVHWDMGTDGMAKPHAHVMLSLREVSEEGFGAKVRDWNRTELLTHWRGAWAEHVNTRLAELDIDARVDHRSLEAQGIELEPQNKIGPAASRMFEQGLESERLDEHHAIARANGEKLLAAPHIALDAITHQQSTFTNRDLAMFVHRHSEGKDQFDQIMAVVRASPELVKLGKDGRGEDRFTSRAMLETEQRLERQTVRLDAERHHSVPDRHRDRALTRAEARGMVLSPEQRGAFEHVTDARGISSVIGYAGTGKSAMLGVAREAWHSAGYSVHGAALSGIAAENLEQGSGIASRTLASLEHQWGKERELLTSKSVLVIDEAGMIGTRQMERVMREAEKRGAKIVLVGDPEQLQAIEAGASFRSIAERHGAVEITAIRRQSEEWQREATRQLATGRTGEALAAYEDAGHVHAAETREDARANLIDRWDADRQAHPDASRIILTHTNDEVRELNEAARNRLRVAQMLGQDVGLTVERGERTFASGDRVMFLKNERSLGVKNGTLGTVEYASAADMRVRTDDGRSVAFDIKDYAHVDHGYAATIHKSQGMTVDRVHVLATPGLDRHASYVALSRHRTQVDLHYSKDDFAERSRLVRALSRERGKDMVSDYTRVPEQVPKPEPAPTPKNEPEVRRNPFAGMRFKVQPEPAIQQAQPLDAAVARYGRALRDIDRMQRQRLNPIISQVHALDRAAKSLDAQRPHAAEDMYAAMNKDPSLIDEAAQGKSARAIQAMRLESEIRVAGDERADRFIEEWQTRTRQFLRMQKMGDPLGAERAAERIDYLSKSFHRDPELESRLHRRSYELGFKPREGSTLSRDMQDWISRSRSRGLER
- a CDS encoding conjugal transfer protein TraD, translated to MRKPRDYDAELKALTDKAKQLKSRKVSQLGELVTATGADALTAEELAGVLLDAASNTDAARKEAWRKRGAAFFSGEGKAKARQRTEREPRRAPTEPGSAQPLFDGPGAA
- a CDS encoding conjugal transfer protein TraD — its product is MKRRERTRQLIELGGLVVKAGLVELADDDRAVILGLLVEAAARLRTEDREQALTLWRRRGKRAFAQDAVA
- a CDS encoding nucleotidyl transferase AbiEii/AbiGii toxin family protein, with translation MDPVVEIVDVDVRAWVENARADPQLYRDRQVTEIVLAAIGLSPSLNQSLVLKGGTLMALAFGSRRVTGDVDFSATVPPDGFDDLLRDELNAKFRVAAIKLGYLDLVCRVQGVKRRPHSNLFENAEFPALELRVGSAERGSKQEAALAEGKASRILFVEVSFRDQVYAFQELNLGQADAALRAFTLAELIAEKLRALLQQPIRNRNRRQDVYDIALLLDDNPPDDALRTTILETLIEKCRSREIEPTRESIDDPEVAKRAQRDWETLRLEVSDLPPFEERFAAVREFYHSLPW